The Saccharothrix variisporea genome has a segment encoding these proteins:
- a CDS encoding HesB/IscA family protein, with protein MTTAQDAATSTPDAPPTHGVTLTDAAAVKAKALLDQEGRDDMHLRIAVQPGGCAGLRYQLFFDERTLDGDALRDFNGLKVAVDRMSAPYVEGAVIDFVDTIEKQGFTIDNPNAGGSCACGDSFH; from the coding sequence ATGACGACCGCTCAGGATGCAGCCACCTCGACTCCTGACGCACCGCCCACCCACGGCGTCACGCTGACCGACGCCGCCGCTGTCAAGGCGAAGGCGCTGCTCGACCAGGAGGGCCGGGACGACATGCACCTGCGCATCGCCGTGCAGCCCGGTGGCTGCGCCGGCCTGCGCTACCAGCTGTTCTTCGACGAGCGCACGCTGGACGGCGACGCCCTGCGCGACTTCAACGGCCTCAAGGTCGCTGTGGACCGCATGTCCGCCCCGTACGTGGAGGGCGCGGTGATCGACTTCGTGGACACGATCGAGAAGCAGGGCTTCACGATCGACAACCCGAACGCGGGCGGTTCGTGCGCCTGCGGCGACTCGTTCCACTGA